A genomic stretch from Rhodomicrobium vannielii ATCC 17100 includes:
- a CDS encoding protein-glutamate methylesterase/protein-glutamine glutaminase, producing MAERKPIRVLVVDDSALMRRLITSILSSDPEIEVVGAVNDPFAAREKIKELNPDVITLDVEMPRMDGIAFLEKIMSLRPMPVVMFSSLTREGADVTLRALELGAVDFLTKPDGALQIGLAERQAEIIAKVKAAARSRVRQMPLPSKPAVRCGPYPLERIIAIGASTGGVEAINHILRAMPADSPGIVITLHMPPKFTASFARRLDDVCAVKVKEAETGDVVLPGHAYIAPGHAHLRIKRSATHYVCIVDGNDRVNGHCPSVDTLFFSVAEKAGPEAIGVILTGMGRDGADGLLAMRKMGARTLGQDEASCVVYGMPKVAFQRGAVEAEIALSDMAGQIMALLSGEGRRKRAAAAQPHGISSNSRDAK from the coding sequence ATGGCCGAGCGCAAACCCATACGTGTTCTTGTTGTCGATGACTCCGCCCTCATGCGGCGGCTCATCACGAGCATTCTTTCGTCCGATCCCGAAATCGAGGTCGTCGGCGCGGTGAACGATCCCTTCGCCGCGCGGGAAAAGATCAAGGAACTGAATCCCGATGTAATAACCCTCGACGTGGAGATGCCGCGCATGGACGGCATCGCTTTCCTTGAGAAGATCATGTCGCTGCGCCCGATGCCCGTGGTGATGTTCTCATCGCTCACGCGTGAAGGGGCGGACGTGACGCTTCGGGCGCTCGAACTGGGGGCGGTCGACTTTCTGACCAAGCCTGACGGGGCGCTCCAGATAGGGCTCGCGGAAAGGCAGGCCGAAATCATCGCCAAGGTCAAGGCGGCGGCGAGATCGCGCGTGCGGCAGATGCCGTTGCCCTCAAAGCCAGCCGTCCGATGCGGGCCTTATCCTCTCGAGAGGATCATCGCCATCGGTGCATCGACCGGCGGCGTGGAAGCGATCAACCATATCCTGCGGGCGATGCCAGCGGACAGCCCGGGCATCGTCATTACGCTGCACATGCCGCCAAAGTTCACGGCAAGCTTCGCGCGCCGCCTCGACGACGTTTGCGCCGTGAAGGTGAAGGAGGCCGAGACCGGCGACGTGGTTTTGCCCGGCCATGCCTATATCGCGCCGGGTCACGCGCATCTGCGCATCAAGCGATCCGCGACGCACTACGTCTGCATCGTCGATGGCAATGACCGGGTGAACGGCCACTGTCCCTCGGTCGACACCCTGTTTTTCTCGGTCGCCGAGAAGGCAGGGCCCGAGGCCATCGGCGTCATCCTCACGGGAATGGGCCGGGATGGCGCGGATGGACTGCTCGCCATGCGCAAAATGGGCGCCCGCACACTCGGGCAGGATGAGGCGAGTTGCGTGGTGTACGGCATGCCGAAAGTAGCTTTCCAGCGCGGTGCGGTCGAGGCCGAAATCGCGCTCTCCGATATGGCGGGGCAGATCATGGCGCTCCTGAGCGGCGAAGGCCGTCGAAAGCGAGCCGCCGCCGCTCAGCCTCATGGGATTTCCTCGAACAGCAGAGACGCGAAATGA
- a CDS encoding protein CheD: MTALRRAVHYPRSRVYVHRLGTHAVRILPGETYIAGDKDESIVTVLGSCVSACIRDVTAGIGGMNHFMLPESETGQWGDMLSEANRYGNFAMEELINKILKAGGHRSRLEVKLFGGANFFGGATLIGDKNASFARRYVKDEALHVAASDLGGVLGRWICYTPYTGKVARLFLRGTQKAQVAEEERRFGVTLEGQHVGGDVQLFD; encoded by the coding sequence ATGACAGCACTCAGGCGCGCCGTTCACTATCCGCGATCGCGGGTTTACGTCCACCGGCTCGGCACCCATGCGGTGCGCATCCTGCCAGGCGAGACCTACATCGCGGGGGACAAGGATGAATCCATCGTCACCGTGCTTGGCTCCTGCGTCTCCGCCTGCATCCGTGACGTTACGGCGGGCATCGGTGGCATGAACCACTTCATGCTCCCCGAAAGCGAGACGGGGCAATGGGGCGACATGCTGAGCGAGGCCAATCGCTACGGGAACTTCGCGATGGAGGAACTGATCAACAAGATCCTCAAGGCGGGAGGTCACCGCTCGCGACTCGAGGTCAAGCTGTTCGGAGGGGCGAATTTCTTCGGCGGGGCGACGTTGATCGGCGACAAGAACGCGAGTTTCGCGCGGCGCTACGTGAAGGATGAGGCGCTGCATGTGGCAGCAAGCGACCTCGGCGGCGTTCTCGGGCGCTGGATTTGCTACACCCCATACACAGGCAAGGTTGCAAGGTTATTCTTGCGCGGCACGCAGAAGGCGCAGGTCGCCGAGGAGGAACGTCGTTTTGGCGTGACCCTCGAAGGGCAGCACGTCGGCGGCGATGTGCAATTGTTTGACTGA
- a CDS encoding CheR family methyltransferase, with protein sequence MMSSSSATEFPFTSADFQTIVGIVYERSGIVLNTHKRDMTYSRLSRRLRVLGLRSFRDYCALLKGREGDREVGFLIDAITTNLTKFFREAHHFDFLREQILTPAAQRRNGERPHIRLWSAGCSSGEEPYSIAMVAAALQRETMADWDLRVLATDLDTNVLKRARAGIYSRASLESVPPTMRETFFDRRPEDRSSSQVRRNIQDLVSIRQLNLLTTWPFHGKFDAIFCRNVMIYFDAETKTALIERFHAQLKEGGWLFVGHSESLLDHQTRFKLCGRTVYRKIGQ encoded by the coding sequence ATGATGAGTTCCTCCTCCGCCACGGAGTTTCCTTTCACGTCCGCCGATTTCCAGACTATCGTCGGCATCGTTTACGAGCGAAGCGGCATTGTCCTTAACACGCACAAGCGCGATATGACCTATTCACGGCTTTCGCGGCGTCTGCGCGTGCTGGGTCTCCGCTCCTTCCGGGACTATTGCGCACTGCTGAAAGGCAGGGAAGGAGACCGCGAGGTCGGTTTTCTGATCGACGCCATCACGACGAACCTCACAAAATTCTTCCGGGAAGCGCACCATTTCGATTTCCTGAGGGAGCAGATCCTCACGCCGGCCGCGCAGCGCAGAAACGGAGAGCGCCCGCACATCCGCCTGTGGTCGGCTGGCTGCTCCTCCGGCGAGGAACCTTATTCCATCGCAATGGTCGCCGCCGCGCTTCAACGGGAGACGATGGCCGACTGGGATCTGCGCGTACTTGCCACCGACCTCGACACGAACGTGCTGAAGAGGGCCAGGGCGGGCATCTATTCGCGGGCGAGCCTGGAAAGCGTTCCGCCGACGATGCGCGAGACATTCTTCGACCGGCGTCCCGAAGACCGCAGCTCATCGCAGGTCCGACGCAATATCCAGGATCTCGTGTCCATAAGGCAGCTCAACCTGCTGACAACCTGGCCGTTCCACGGGAAGTTCGACGCGATCTTCTGCCGCAACGTGATGATCTACTTCGATGCTGAGACCAAGACGGCACTGATCGAACGGTTTCATGCGCAGCTCAAGGAGGGCGGCTGGCTTTTCGTCGGCCACTCCGAATCGCTGCTCGACCATCAGACGCGCTTCAAACTCTGCGGACGTACCGTCTATCGAAAGATCGGACAATGA
- a CDS encoding methyl-accepting chemotaxis protein: MFNIGTKAKKVAGNLFGKDKKIAEEHALLSQVRRLADVASNPLMIIDRDFKIIYVNDASKALVRKVRDRLPARAQNLDPDNMTGVSADIFHKEPTHIRRLLDDPWRLPHKADVKAGGHTFELCINAIHGADGAYVGNVFEWADVTEIRDIISRAKAEEEASQRLRAIIEFTLDGHVITANPNYLNIMGFTLNEIVGQHHSMLVDPEIRGTEAYRSFVQKFERAEFFRGEGKRIAKGGREVWIAASYNPVFDHNGKPVKIVAHVTDITEQKKANLNYEAQLAAINKNQVVIEFSLDGKVLHANENFLTMAGYTLEEVRGHDHDMFLDQELRGSNEVRAIWDRLRRGEAYSGQFRRIGKNGRVFWLQASYNPVLDFNGKPIKIVEFATDITQQKITEAQLVKTVADIRGVIQAAKESDLTRRVPIDGKNGDLHELSIGINGFLDEMSAIIGSILNASSTIAAATAEIATGTNDLSQRTEQQASSLEETAASMEEMASTIRNNADNAGRANQFSVNARTLASDGGSVVAKAVTAMSAIEHSSNKISDIISVIDEIAFQTNLLALNAAVEAARAGDAGKGFAVVASEVRSLAQRSSVAAKDIKALIVESGRQVKDGVKLVADTGTALQEIVVSINGAADIVSEIAAATKEQSTGVSEINKAVAQMDQMTQQNAALVEEAAASSRTLQSEAEAMFERLSAFRLENEAGAPAAARSVAPKTVQQKRSPRAGEPKANGAHRANGASAQYCGTRSKAATEENDWHEF, from the coding sequence ATGTTTAATATCGGCACCAAAGCCAAAAAAGTCGCCGGAAACCTGTTCGGGAAAGACAAGAAAATCGCGGAAGAACACGCGTTGCTAAGTCAGGTGCGGCGCCTCGCAGATGTCGCCTCCAATCCGCTGATGATCATCGATCGCGATTTCAAGATCATCTATGTCAATGACGCGTCGAAGGCTCTTGTCAGGAAGGTGCGGGATCGCTTGCCAGCGCGCGCCCAAAATCTGGATCCCGATAACATGACGGGAGTCTCCGCTGACATCTTTCACAAGGAGCCGACGCACATCCGGCGGTTGCTCGACGATCCGTGGCGGCTGCCTCATAAGGCCGACGTCAAGGCCGGCGGGCATACCTTCGAGCTTTGCATAAACGCTATCCACGGAGCCGATGGCGCTTATGTCGGAAATGTTTTCGAATGGGCCGATGTGACGGAAATCCGCGACATCATCTCCCGCGCGAAGGCCGAGGAGGAAGCCAGTCAAAGGCTCCGCGCGATCATCGAGTTTACGCTCGACGGTCACGTCATCACGGCGAACCCCAACTACCTCAATATCATGGGCTTTACGCTGAACGAGATCGTGGGACAGCATCACAGCATGCTCGTGGACCCCGAAATTCGCGGCACCGAAGCCTATCGGAGCTTTGTGCAGAAATTCGAGCGGGCGGAATTCTTTCGCGGGGAAGGCAAGCGCATCGCCAAGGGCGGCCGGGAGGTCTGGATCGCGGCGAGCTACAATCCCGTTTTCGACCACAACGGGAAGCCAGTGAAGATCGTCGCTCACGTGACGGACATCACCGAGCAGAAAAAGGCAAATCTCAACTACGAAGCGCAGCTTGCCGCCATCAACAAGAATCAGGTGGTCATCGAGTTCAGTCTCGACGGCAAGGTTCTGCACGCCAACGAGAATTTCCTGACGATGGCTGGCTATACGCTTGAGGAAGTCCGAGGCCACGACCACGACATGTTTCTCGATCAGGAGTTGCGGGGATCGAACGAGGTTCGGGCAATTTGGGATCGCCTTCGCCGCGGCGAAGCCTACAGCGGGCAGTTCCGCCGCATCGGCAAGAACGGGCGCGTGTTCTGGCTTCAGGCCAGCTATAACCCGGTCCTGGACTTCAATGGCAAACCCATAAAGATCGTTGAATTTGCCACGGATATCACCCAGCAGAAAATAACCGAGGCTCAACTCGTCAAAACCGTGGCCGATATCCGCGGCGTCATCCAGGCCGCAAAGGAATCGGACTTGACCCGCCGCGTTCCGATCGACGGGAAAAACGGGGATCTGCATGAGTTGTCCATCGGAATCAATGGCTTTCTTGATGAGATGTCGGCCATCATCGGCTCGATCCTGAATGCCTCGTCGACCATCGCCGCCGCCACCGCCGAAATCGCGACCGGCACGAACGACCTTTCGCAGCGGACGGAGCAGCAGGCGTCGAGCCTGGAAGAAACGGCTGCTTCGATGGAAGAAATGGCGTCGACCATCAGGAACAACGCCGACAATGCCGGCCGGGCGAACCAGTTCAGCGTAAATGCGCGCACGCTTGCGAGCGATGGCGGTTCCGTGGTGGCAAAGGCAGTCACCGCCATGTCGGCCATCGAGCACTCGTCGAACAAGATCTCTGACATCATCAGCGTCATCGACGAGATTGCCTTCCAGACAAATCTCCTCGCCTTGAACGCTGCAGTTGAGGCCGCGCGCGCCGGGGATGCGGGCAAGGGCTTTGCCGTTGTGGCGTCGGAGGTCCGCTCGCTGGCGCAGCGCAGTTCGGTCGCGGCGAAGGACATCAAGGCGCTTATCGTCGAGAGCGGACGTCAGGTGAAGGATGGCGTGAAGCTCGTCGCGGATACCGGCACGGCGCTTCAGGAGATTGTTGTCTCCATCAACGGCGCGGCCGATATCGTCTCCGAAATCGCCGCGGCGACAAAAGAGCAGTCGACTGGGGTCTCCGAGATCAACAAGGCCGTGGCGCAGATGGATCAGATGACGCAGCAGAACGCCGCGCTTGTGGAGGAAGCCGCCGCGTCGAGCCGCACTCTCCAGAGCGAGGCGGAGGCCATGTTCGAGCGGCTTTCGGCGTTCCGACTTGAAAACGAAGCGGGAGCGCCAGCCGCAGCAAGATCGGTGGCTCCGAAGACGGTTCAGCAAAAGCGGTCTCCCCGGGCGGGCGAACCGAAGGCGAACGGGGCTCATCGCGCCAATGGAGCAAGCGCCCAGTACTGTGGCACGCGCTCGAAAGCCGCCACCGAAGAAAATGACTGGCACGAGTTCTGA
- a CDS encoding chemotaxis protein CheW, which translates to MTEAASAIPKKKSVDGSSSDGASQQFISFSIGGEEYAIDITAVREIRGWSGTTSLPNQPDYVLGVMNLRGTIIPVYDLKLRFGTGATEAAKSKIVIIVAIRDRTVGLLVDAVSDILTIETSEIRPVPEMDRGVVAEFLSGIVSVDGTMVVVLSLEHLFQRDYADATLEIEEASVQ; encoded by the coding sequence ATGACCGAAGCGGCATCCGCAATCCCGAAAAAAAAATCCGTAGACGGATCGTCAAGCGACGGTGCGTCGCAGCAGTTCATCAGTTTTTCCATCGGCGGCGAGGAATACGCCATCGACATTACCGCTGTCCGCGAAATCCGCGGATGGAGCGGCACGACCTCGCTACCCAATCAGCCCGACTACGTTCTTGGTGTGATGAACCTGAGGGGAACGATCATCCCCGTCTACGATCTGAAATTGCGTTTCGGCACGGGTGCGACGGAAGCGGCCAAGTCCAAAATCGTCATCATCGTGGCGATCCGCGACCGGACGGTTGGCCTTCTCGTGGACGCCGTATCCGACATTCTGACGATCGAGACTTCGGAAATACGCCCTGTTCCTGAAATGGATCGCGGCGTCGTGGCGGAGTTCCTTTCCGGCATCGTGTCCGTAGACGGAACGATGGTGGTCGTCCTCTCGCTCGAACACCTCTTCCAGCGAGACTACGCCGACGCGACACTCGAAATCGAAGAAGCCTCAGTCCAGTAA
- a CDS encoding chemotaxis protein CheA, with product MSSDPTSALDLNQFRATFFDECAEVLPDLDSRLSTLDANAADSENLNAIFRAVHSIKAGAAAFNFRSLVTFAHGFEALLDRLRDDRMELSADVASVCLRAGDVLAALVDAAQMDTAIPEGFGADVLAEVEGLMNSDVGRASFPEATAAATDDGEMRIWRITFTPHRELFRHANEPLLIIRELKRLGELDVCCDRCELPDLERLDPEESYLGFSFRLRTKASRAAIDEVFEFVDQDCDLVVEVEPAETPRETKVPPRALSESLPAAGRDGSERKAKSPSFVRVDLARVDRLINMVGELVITQAMLTQQLSEHGTNMRDQRVQGADELAAHIRELQECVMAIRMQPARTVFARMGRLVRDLSHKLGKKVRLVTSGDETEVDKTIVEELVDPITHMIRNAIDHGIEMPELRLAAGKPEEAVIHLSATQRAGNILITIADDGAGIDTEKVLAKAISKGIVRDDAKLSEEEIHELIFAPGFSTAEKVTEVSGRGVGMDVVRRNIASIGGRIHTNSVQGQGSSFTLVIPLTLAVLDGMHVAVREEKYIIPLASIVETVRPDRRQIRSVAGGDVIFIRGEYIRLIHLHRLFNVAGEGEDSHPSLVVVVETENGTKAGLVVDELIGQQQFVFKNLNENADPVPGIAGATILGNGRVALILNLEDICSIASASLDRYPKSEREHGADMPDQMPAFPRASASIEPVLQAQG from the coding sequence ATGTCTTCCGACCCAACTTCCGCGCTGGACCTCAACCAGTTTCGGGCGACATTCTTTGACGAATGCGCCGAAGTCCTGCCAGATCTGGATTCGCGCCTTTCGACGCTGGATGCGAACGCCGCCGATTCCGAGAACCTGAACGCGATCTTCCGCGCGGTGCATTCGATCAAGGCTGGCGCGGCGGCTTTCAATTTCCGGTCGCTCGTCACATTCGCGCACGGCTTCGAAGCCCTGCTCGACCGGCTGCGTGATGATCGCATGGAACTCAGCGCGGATGTCGCGAGCGTTTGCCTCCGTGCTGGTGACGTGCTTGCAGCCCTCGTGGATGCCGCGCAGATGGACACCGCCATCCCCGAAGGCTTCGGGGCGGACGTCCTTGCCGAGGTTGAGGGGTTGATGAACTCGGATGTGGGCCGCGCCTCTTTTCCGGAAGCGACTGCCGCCGCGACCGACGACGGCGAGATGCGGATCTGGCGCATCACCTTTACGCCTCACCGCGAGCTGTTCCGCCACGCCAACGAGCCGCTGCTTATCATCCGTGAACTGAAACGACTCGGCGAACTCGACGTTTGCTGCGACCGCTGCGAACTGCCCGACCTGGAGCGCCTCGATCCAGAGGAGTCCTATCTCGGGTTTTCGTTCAGGCTGCGGACCAAGGCCTCGCGCGCCGCTATTGATGAAGTCTTCGAGTTCGTGGATCAGGATTGCGATCTGGTCGTCGAAGTGGAGCCTGCCGAGACGCCGAGGGAAACGAAAGTGCCGCCGCGCGCGCTCTCCGAGTCGCTTCCTGCTGCGGGTCGCGATGGCTCCGAACGCAAGGCGAAAAGTCCGAGCTTCGTCCGCGTCGACCTTGCTCGCGTCGACCGCCTTATCAATATGGTCGGCGAACTCGTCATCACGCAGGCCATGCTGACCCAGCAGCTTTCCGAGCACGGAACGAATATGCGCGACCAGCGCGTGCAGGGAGCGGATGAGCTAGCAGCGCACATACGGGAGTTGCAGGAGTGCGTGATGGCCATTCGCATGCAGCCCGCGCGCACGGTCTTCGCGCGCATGGGGCGGCTTGTGCGCGACTTGTCTCACAAGCTCGGCAAGAAGGTGCGCCTGGTCACTTCGGGTGACGAGACGGAGGTGGACAAGACCATCGTCGAGGAATTGGTCGATCCCATCACGCACATGATCCGCAACGCAATCGACCATGGCATCGAAATGCCCGAACTGCGCCTTGCGGCAGGAAAGCCGGAAGAAGCGGTGATCCACCTCTCCGCTACGCAGCGGGCCGGCAACATCCTCATCACCATCGCGGACGACGGCGCGGGCATCGATACGGAAAAGGTACTGGCGAAAGCCATCAGCAAGGGCATCGTCCGCGATGATGCCAAGCTCAGCGAAGAAGAGATACACGAATTGATCTTCGCCCCCGGATTTTCCACGGCCGAAAAGGTGACTGAGGTTTCCGGTCGCGGCGTTGGAATGGATGTCGTGAGGCGCAATATCGCCAGCATCGGCGGCCGCATTCACACGAATTCTGTGCAAGGCCAGGGCTCAAGCTTCACACTCGTGATCCCGCTCACGCTCGCGGTGCTCGACGGGATGCACGTTGCGGTTCGTGAGGAGAAGTACATCATCCCGCTGGCGAGCATCGTGGAAACCGTGCGTCCCGACAGGCGACAGATCCGCTCCGTTGCTGGCGGCGATGTCATCTTTATTCGCGGAGAGTACATCCGGCTCATTCATCTGCACCGGCTTTTCAATGTAGCGGGCGAAGGCGAGGACTCGCATCCGTCGCTCGTTGTCGTGGTCGAGACGGAAAACGGCACCAAGGCGGGCCTCGTGGTCGACGAACTGATCGGCCAGCAGCAGTTCGTTTTCAAGAACCTGAATGAGAATGCCGATCCCGTGCCGGGCATTGCCGGCGCCACGATCCTCGGCAATGGCCGCGTCGCCCTGATCCTGAACCTTGAGGATATCTGCTCGATCGCGAGTGCCAGCCTGGACCGCTATCCCAAATCTGAGCGCGAACATGGGGCCGATATGCCCGACCAGATGCCAGCTTTCCCAAGGGCGTCAGCGTCCATCGAGCCCGTCTTGCAAGCGCAGGGCTAA
- a CDS encoding response regulator, whose translation MAKRVLTVDDSKTMRDMVAFTLKNAGFDVVEAEDGQKGLSVLGSANVDVIITDVNMPNMDGMTFIRHVRAQPQFKATPILVLTTEGSDETKQKGREAGATGWIVKPFSPEKLLQVVNKVCP comes from the coding sequence ATGGCTAAGCGCGTCCTCACCGTCGACGACTCGAAGACCATGCGCGACATGGTCGCGTTCACTCTCAAAAATGCGGGCTTTGACGTGGTCGAAGCCGAAGACGGCCAGAAGGGTCTCAGCGTGCTCGGCAGCGCCAACGTGGACGTCATCATAACCGACGTCAACATGCCGAATATGGATGGGATGACCTTCATCAGGCATGTGCGGGCCCAGCCCCAATTCAAAGCGACCCCGATCCTCGTGCTGACTACGGAAGGCAGCGATGAGACGAAGCAGAAGGGCCGCGAGGCTGGCGCGACTGGCTGGATCGTAAAGCCGTTCTCGCCCGAGAAGTTGCTGCAAGTTGTAAACAAGGTTTGCCCGTAA
- a CDS encoding STAS domain-containing protein: MTSTDAKTLELPGTLDIRTVPELKESLVAMLAVSPDLRVIGSDVAIATTPGLQLLMSAACSAEKQGGSLVLVDPSQTLQAAFTDIGCSSLITDWSKADG; this comes from the coding sequence TTGACATCCACAGATGCGAAGACACTCGAACTTCCGGGCACCCTGGATATCAGGACTGTTCCCGAGCTTAAAGAGAGCCTCGTCGCGATGCTGGCCGTCTCACCGGACCTGCGCGTCATCGGCTCCGACGTCGCCATCGCAACGACACCCGGCCTGCAATTGCTGATGTCTGCCGCCTGCTCTGCCGAAAAGCAGGGTGGGAGTCTGGTCCTTGTCGATCCGTCCCAGACGCTGCAGGCCGCATTCACGGACATCGGTTGCAGTTCGCTAATAACAGATTGGAGCAAGGCCGATGGCTAA
- a CDS encoding flagellar motor switch protein FliG, producing the protein MSGLSESQPVDHVTDTLIIDQEPPRQLSGADRAAALLLAVGAENASKLLPHLGEEDIRAVARSASRLGAVPQAIINQIAGDFLLQLSNEGGLKGSGDAIEGLLSRVLPPAQVRQIMADVRARMNEAVWPRLEELPPHVIGQFLNREHPQVITFVLSKLRISFSAEIVPIIPNRNEVMRRMLTTKLVTQGAIRLLEQTLRDELILKVAKATGQNSHERVAKIVNRLNRKAMEDVLQSLETCRPKEAEMVRNLMFTFSDIAKMSEKSRIELFENIEADRIAPALIGLEEGIKELILSSMPTRTRRNIEQELANPPRLTEEEIETARREVADVALKLSEQGIISLNFADGSN; encoded by the coding sequence ATGTCTGGGTTGAGTGAGTCTCAACCGGTGGACCACGTGACCGACACGCTTATCATTGACCAGGAGCCCCCGCGACAATTGAGCGGGGCGGACAGGGCGGCCGCGCTTCTGCTTGCGGTTGGCGCTGAAAACGCGTCCAAGCTTCTTCCGCATCTCGGCGAAGAGGACATCCGTGCGGTGGCGCGCTCCGCGTCTCGTTTGGGCGCGGTGCCGCAGGCGATCATCAACCAGATTGCGGGCGACTTTCTCCTTCAGTTGTCGAACGAGGGCGGGCTCAAGGGCTCCGGCGACGCGATCGAGGGGTTGCTGAGCCGCGTCTTGCCCCCGGCGCAGGTGCGCCAGATCATGGCCGACGTTCGCGCCAGAATGAACGAGGCGGTATGGCCACGGCTCGAAGAGCTTCCGCCGCACGTCATCGGACAATTTCTGAACCGCGAGCACCCGCAGGTCATCACGTTCGTGCTGTCGAAGCTCAGAATTTCTTTCTCGGCCGAGATCGTGCCGATCATTCCTAACCGCAACGAAGTCATGCGGCGGATGCTGACGACAAAGCTTGTCACGCAGGGCGCTATACGGCTGCTCGAACAAACCCTCAGGGATGAGCTCATTCTCAAGGTTGCGAAGGCAACGGGCCAGAACAGTCACGAGCGCGTCGCGAAAATCGTAAACAGACTGAACCGCAAGGCGATGGAGGACGTGCTCCAAAGTCTTGAAACCTGCCGTCCGAAAGAGGCGGAAATGGTCCGCAATCTCATGTTCACCTTCTCGGACATCGCAAAGATGTCGGAGAAGTCGCGGATCGAGCTTTTCGAAAACATCGAAGCGGATCGAATCGCACCCGCTCTTATTGGGCTGGAGGAGGGCATCAAGGAACTCATCCTCTCCTCGATGCCCACCCGCACGAGGCGCAACATCGAGCAGGAACTGGCGAACCCGCCGAGACTGACCGAGGAAGAGATCGAGACCGCAAGACGGGAAGTTGCCGACGTCGCGCTCAAGCTTTCGGAGCAGGGCATTATCTCCCTTAATTTCGCCGACGGTTCGAATTGA
- a CDS encoding FliM/FliN family flagellar motor switch protein: MASQSPDAATGAGVEIIDKLKELSKLSLDRLPVLTSIFEGMALSCCDEFREYCSPAVTAFVNQIVSGDSWDLLEACSDGVSVIFYCREWDARIVIGVERRLVFSIVDAMYGGDGSELPYEDKRSFTALETKIGRVICEFGARSFTESFRTVGEITLAPERTETALDFASLGQHNMMLIHAQILFQVLDVGGVMFVLIPQNVLLPVRQKLERQRAPMLSSVDPRWTSLLSQRVSRAEVTMDAVILGKEIELGQMFKLEVGKTLELEGTERNIFFEYEGDRLFRGCLGRERGTYTVTIDEALSDIDVEETESRHRS, encoded by the coding sequence ATGGCAAGCCAATCGCCCGATGCCGCCACCGGGGCGGGCGTCGAGATCATCGACAAGCTGAAAGAACTGAGCAAACTTTCGCTCGACCGCCTACCCGTACTCACATCGATCTTCGAGGGCATGGCACTCTCCTGCTGCGACGAGTTCCGCGAGTACTGCTCTCCGGCCGTGACCGCCTTCGTCAACCAGATCGTCTCGGGCGATTCGTGGGATCTGCTTGAGGCGTGTTCGGACGGAGTCTCGGTCATTTTTTACTGCCGTGAATGGGACGCGCGCATTGTGATCGGGGTGGAGCGGAGGCTCGTCTTTTCGATCGTCGATGCGATGTATGGCGGCGACGGCAGCGAACTGCCCTACGAGGACAAGCGCTCATTTACTGCGCTTGAGACGAAGATTGGCCGTGTCATCTGCGAATTTGGGGCGCGCTCTTTCACGGAGTCTTTCCGGACTGTCGGCGAAATCACGCTCGCTCCCGAGCGCACTGAAACTGCGCTCGATTTCGCGAGCCTCGGCCAGCACAACATGATGCTGATCCACGCGCAAATCCTGTTCCAGGTGCTGGACGTTGGTGGCGTCATGTTCGTGCTCATCCCGCAGAACGTGTTGCTCCCGGTGCGGCAAAAGCTTGAGCGGCAACGCGCTCCCATGCTTTCGTCAGTGGATCCAAGATGGACGAGCCTGCTGAGCCAGCGAGTTTCGCGCGCTGAGGTGACGATGGACGCCGTCATCCTCGGGAAGGAGATCGAACTTGGTCAGATGTTCAAGCTGGAGGTCGGCAAGACGCTGGAACTCGAAGGCACCGAACGAAATATCTTCTTCGAGTATGAGGGCGACCGTCTCTTTCGGGGGTGTCTCGGCCGAGAACGCGGCACTTATACAGTTACCATCGACGAAGCCTTGTCCGATATCGATGTTGAAGAGACAGAATCGCGTCATCGGTCCTGA